Genomic segment of Bacteroides stercoris ATCC 43183:
TTCGGGAGAAACATGCGAAGAACCCAAGCGGAAAGAACGCGCTTTGGCTTCACAGGCGATGTGTTTCCGTATCTCGTCGAAAAGTTCCTGGTTGGTGTAACATTCGTTGCTGCGGATGTCGACTACGAATGTGCAGCGGTCGGGTATTACATTGTGCTGTGTCCCTGCATTCACCATGGTTACACTCATTTTTACCGGCCCCAATAAAGCCGATTCTTTCGGGAAACGGTAATCGCGGAACCAGGCAATGTCGTTCAGCACCTTGTATATGGCGTTGTCGCCTTCGTTCCGGGCAGCATGCCCCGACCTGCCGTAGGCGGTGACATCCAGTACCATCAGCCCTTTTTCGGCAATGGCGGGTTGCATCTCCGTGGGTTCGCCCACAATGGCGAATTGTATGGGCGGTAGTTCCGGCAGTACGGACTCTACTCCTTCCTTGCCCGACACCTCTTCCTCGCAGGAAGCCAGGTAAATCAGGTTGTAAGCCTGTGTAGTCCGGCACAATTGCAGGAATACCTGCAGCAGGCTGACTACGCTTGCTCCGGCATCATTGCTTCCCAAACCGTAAATCTTGCCGTTCTCTTCCGTAGGGGTGAACGGGGCTTTCTGCCATCCGTTTACGGGCTTCACCGTGTCGATGTGCGAGTTCAGCAGCAGCGTAGGCTTGTTCAGGTCGAACATCGGGCTGAGACACCATATATTGTTGCCTTTCCGTCCGGTTGCCATTCCCTGCATTTCGATGTAATTCTGAAGAAAGTCCGCAGCCTGCTCCTCTTCGCGGCTCAATGATGGTATGGCTATCAATGATTTAAGCAGTCCGATTGCCTCGGAAACCAGTGTTTCTATATCCGTTGTCATCGTTGGGTTCTGTTATATATTCGTTATTACTTTGCAAACTTACGGATAAATCCCGAAAAAGGGAGATAGTTTCAAATAAAACTAATACCTTTGTACCCATATTTACCAATTCATTAAAAATATGACTTATCATCATTTGTCTGTTCTGATACATCGTCAGGCAGAGAAGTATGGAGACAAAGTAGCCCTTAAATACAGGGACTATGAAACATCACAATGGATACCTATCACTTGGAATAAATTCTCTCGTACAGTACGTCAGGCAGCCAATGCGTTGGTGGCTTTAGGTGCAGAGGAACAGAGGAACATCGGTATCTTCTCACAAAACAAGCCGGAATGTTTATTTACCGATTTTGCTGCCTTTGCCAACCGTCTGGTTACCATACCGCTGTATGCTACCAGCTCTTCGGCTCAGGCCCAGTATATTATCAACGATGCTCAGATACGTTTCCTCTTTGTGGGCGAGCAATTCCAGTATGATGCCGCTTTCAGCGCATTTGGCTTTTGCCACTCTCTGGAGAAACTGATTATTTTCGACCGCAGCGTTGTGCGCGATCCCCGCGACAAGACCTCTATCTACTACGACGAGTTTCTGGCATTGGGCGAGGGGCTACCCCACAATGCCGTTGTGGAAGAGCGTACCGCCCGTGCATCGGACAGCGACCTTGCCAATATTCTTTATACATCCGGCACCACCGGCGAGCCGAAAGGAGTGATGCTGCACCACTTCAACTACAGAGAGGCTATCCGCATCCATGATATCCGCCTGACTGCCATGACGGATAAGGATGTGTCCATGAACTTCCTTCCGTTGACGCATGTGTTTGAAAAAGCATGGACTTATTTCTGTCTTCACAGAGGTGTGCAGGTTTGTGTCAATCTTCGTCCGGCAGATATTCAGACCACTATCAAGGAGATACGTCCTACATTGATGTGCAGCGTTCCCCGCTTTTGGGAGAAGGTATATGCCGGTGTGCAGGAGAAGATTGCCCAGGAGAGCGGCCTGCGGAAAGCAATGATGCTGGATGCTCTTAAAGTTGGGAAGATGCACAACATTGATTACCTGCGTGCAGGCAAAACGCCGCCCCTGATGCTTCATCTGAAGTATAAATTCTATGAAAAGACTATCTATGCCCTGCTGAAAAAGACAATCGGTATTGAGAACGGTAATTTCTTCCCGACTGCCGGTGCTGCCGTATCCGATGAAATCTGCGAATTCGTGCACTCGGTGGGCATCAATATGGTGGTGGGTTATGGATTGACGGAATCTACGGCTACCGTGTCCTGCTTCCTCGACAAGGGGTATGAGATAGGTTCGGTAGGTACTGTCATGCCCGACCTTGAAGTGAAGATTGGAGAAAACAATGAAATCCTGCTTCGCGGTAAGACTATTACTACCGGCTATTATAAGAAACCGGAAGCCACCGCTGCGGCTATCGACAAAGACGGTTGGTTCCATACGGGTGATGCCGGCTATCTGAAGGGAAATCATTTGTATCTGACCGAACGTATCAAGGATTTGTTCAAGACCTCGAACGGAAAGTATATCTCTCCGCAGGCTCTGGAAACCAAACTGTCGATAGACCGTTACATTGACCAGATTGCTGTCATTGCCGACCAGCGTAAGTTTGTGTCTGCCTTGATTGTTCCGGTTTATGGCTTGGTGAAGAACTACGCCAAGGAGAAAGGCCTTGAGTACAAGGATATGGCCGATTTATTGCAGCATCCTAAAGTGCAGGCTTTGTTCCGTGCCCGCATTGATACGTTGCAACAGCAGTTTGCGCATTATGAGCAGGTGAAACGTTTCACTTTATTGTCCGAACCGTTCAGCATGGAACGGGGCGAACTGACAAATACATTGAAGCTGAAACGTTCTGTGGTGGCAAAGAATTATAAGGAGCTGATTGATAAGATGTACGAAGAATAAAAGTCCGGATGACTTTAGAGTTTGCTTAAAATAATAAAAAAGGAGGGCGGTATGCCTCCTTTTTTATTGTCGGATATGCCGTCAACGGTTTAGGCTTATATGTTTACAAATGGAACGGTATGATTCTTTCTTCTTTTTCCTTCTTTTCCGCTCCGTTGAATGAGCTCCATCGAGTCAGGGACTGAATGCCTTTGACTTCCTGACTGAATGCCTTTCACTCAGGGACTCATTGTTCCCCTGTTCAGAAGTCTTTGTGAGCGGGGAGGGAGAAAAGGGGAAAAAGTTGGAAGTCGGGATAAAAAATGTGTATTTCTTCTTAGGGTTGTGCCGGTGTGGTCTGTTTATATTCTATGGAAAGATATTTTTAATCTTAAAACTTAGTATGCTATGAGAAAGCTTTTATCGGCGCTGATATTGTCGTTTTCAATATGGAGCGTTTTTTCATGCCGGCAGGAAAATAATGTAACCGTTAAGCAGTATCCCATGTTCTGGACATGGCTGGATTATCGTCCCGGCATGAATTTCGATTCGGTATGCCAGGTGATGAACGACATCGGCATGGATGGAATAATGCTGAATGCACCCACCCCCGACGACTATCGCATTGCCATTCCCATAGCCCGTAAACACGGCATTGAAGTATACGCATGGTTGTGGACCATGAATCTGGAGCACGACCGCGATAAGATTTTGGCAGAACATCCCGACTGGTTCAGCGTAAACCGCAACGGAAAGAGCCTCGCAGATACTACGGCATATGTGGATTATTATAAATTCCTCTGTCCCGCACTGCCTGAGGTGCGCGAATTCATCAGGGAGAAAATTAAGTCGTATTGCGAAGTCGAGGGATTGAACGGAATTGCCATCGACTACAACCGTTTGGTGGATGTAGTGCTTCCTACCACGTTATGGCCGCATTACGGTATTGTGCAAGACCGGGAATATGCCGCATGGGATTACGGTTATCATCCCGCCATGCTCGAAAAGTTCAAGAGCAGGTATGGCTATGACCCGCGTGAGCAGCAGGACCCTTCGACAGACATAAAGTGGCGGCAGTTCCGTTGCGACCAGATAACGGAAGTTGCGAATATGATTGCCGGAGTGGTGCATTCGTATGGCAAGACAATGGCGGCATCTCCGTTTCCTACGCCGAAGATGGCTTCACGCATGGTGCGGCAGGACTGGGGTAAATGGAACCTGGATATCGTTTTTCCGATGGTTTACCATACTTTCTATACGGAAGATGTCAGTTTTATTTCCGATTGTACCGTTGAGAATGTGCGCGACAAGAATGATAAAACCGTATTGTATTGCGGCATGACTGCTACCGATGGTCCGGAAATGTTCGAATGTATGGATGCCGCGCTGAATAGCGGTGCTCAGGGCATTGCCGTATTTACGGTGGCAGGCTTGCGCTCGTCCGAGGTAAAGAACCGGTTCAAAACTTATACCGACAGTGTACGGGCGGTGCGCGCGGCTAATGGCGGTATCATTGAAGCGGTGCATCCTCACGTGGCGGATACCAATCCTTTTACTCATAAAGGCATCATGGCGTCGGTGGAAAAGCGTATGCGACGGATTGTGGCCGAAGCATCCGGTAAAGAGGAGTTACCCCCGTTGGCTTTGGGTGAGTATAAGCAAACGGAATCTTACGATGCCACCCGTTGCTATCGGGTGGCGGATGAGAACAGCAGGACGGTCTTTAAGGTTACTTTCTACTTCTACGGTGATGTACTTTCGGGTTGGGACGTAGTGGCGGAATAGCCCGCCCTCTTTCTTATTCCGTTGATTGCAGCGGATTTATGCGATTTTTTCAGACTTTTGCACTATCTTTGCGGTTTGAAAAGATAGAATTTGAAGAAAGTATATGATTACCATTGAACAACTGAAAGATATCAAGGAACGTACCGAAGCGTTGAACCGCTATCTGGACATCGAAGGAAAAAAAATACAAGTGGAAGAGGAGCAATTGCGCACGCAGGCTCCGGGGTTCTGGGATGACCAGAAAGCCGCCGAAGCTCAGATGAAGAAAGTGAAAGGCTTGCAGCAATGGATTTCCGGCTACAATGAAGTCAAGGTTCTGGCGGATGAGTTGCAGCTTGCATTCGATTTCTACAAGGATGAACTGGTAACGGAAGAGGAAGTGGATGAGGCCTATGCAAAGGCATCCGCTGCCGTAGAGGCCCTTGAACTCAAGAATATGCTTCGTGAGGAAGCCGACCAGATGGATTGTGTACTGAAAATAAATTCGGGAGCCGGCGGCACGGAGAGTCAGGACTGGGCGAGCATGCTGATGCGTATGTATCTGCGATATGCCGAAACACACGGATATAAGGCAACTATTTCCAACTTGCAGGAAGGCGACGAGGCCGGAATCAAGACCTGTACCATTGAAATATCGGGCGATTATGCCTACGGCTATCTGAAAGGCGAGAACGGTGTCCACCGTTTGGTGCGCGTATCTCCCTATAATGCTCAGGGCAAGCGTATGACTTCTTTCGCATCCGTTTTCGTCACTCCGCTGGTGGACGATACGATTGAGGTGAACATCGAACAGGCGCGCATCTCGTGGGATACTTTCCGTTCCAGCGGTGCGGGCGGACAGAACGTAAATAAGGTGGAGTCCGGCGTGCGTTTGCGCTATCAGTTCAAAGACCCTTACACTGGCGAGGAAGAGGAAATCCTGATTGAGAATACCGAAACGCGCGACCAGCCCAAGAACCGGGAGAATGCAATGCGTCAGTTGCGTTCCATTCTGTACGACAAGGAACTTCAACATCGTATGGCGGAACAGGCAAAGGTGGAAGCCGGCAAGAAGAAGATTGAGTGGGGGTCGCAAATCCGCAGTTACGTATTCGACGACCGCCGCGTGAAAGACCACCGTACCAATTTCCAGACTTCGGATGTAAACGGGGTAATGGACGGTAAGATAGATGGTTTCGTCAAGGCCTACCTGATGGAATTTGCAGGCGGAGATAACATTTAGTCCTTTCTGTTTTCCTTTCTATAGGCACAGGATTGCACGGATTTCGCAGATTTGCTTTATTCTTTTTCGGTGAACTCCGTGTAATCCCGTGTCTGATAAAGAAACAAATAACAAACGTTTTTTTGTTTTGACACATTCCTTTCTTTTTTCTTTTATAAATGCTTGCAAACTTCCCGAATTTCCTTTTACTTTGTTTATCGTTGAACTTTAAACTATAGAAACACCATGGGAAAGAGTAAAAAGAAAGTAATGCACAGCCGGAAAGAAGAACAACAAGCCAGGAGAGTATTGCTGATTATCGGAGTTGCCGCTTTGGTATTGGTGGTTGCCATGCTGGTGGGCTATTCCTTCTTAGGCTGATTCAGAAGATAAATATGCCGCAAGAGATAGAACGGAAATTTCTCGTAAAAGGAGAATACAAGTCGCAAGCATACTCGCAGAACCGTATCATTCAGGGATATATCAGCAGTGCGCGCGGACGGACGGTGCGGGTACGCATACGTGGCGGGCAGGGGTATCTCACCATTAAGGG
This window contains:
- a CDS encoding M20 family metallo-hydrolase encodes the protein MTTDIETLVSEAIGLLKSLIAIPSLSREEEQAADFLQNYIEMQGMATGRKGNNIWCLSPMFDLNKPTLLLNSHIDTVKPVNGWQKAPFTPTEENGKIYGLGSNDAGASVVSLLQVFLQLCRTTQAYNLIYLASCEEEVSGKEGVESVLPELPPIQFAIVGEPTEMQPAIAEKGLMVLDVTAYGRSGHAARNEGDNAIYKVLNDIAWFRDYRFPKESALLGPVKMSVTMVNAGTQHNVIPDRCTFVVDIRSNECYTNQELFDEIRKHIACEAKARSFRLGSSHVSPEHPLVKKAVAMGRTPFGSPTLSDQALMSFPSMKIGPGKSSRSHTADEFIFVKEIEEAIALYLDLLDGATI
- a CDS encoding AMP-dependent synthetase/ligase; protein product: MTYHHLSVLIHRQAEKYGDKVALKYRDYETSQWIPITWNKFSRTVRQAANALVALGAEEQRNIGIFSQNKPECLFTDFAAFANRLVTIPLYATSSSAQAQYIINDAQIRFLFVGEQFQYDAAFSAFGFCHSLEKLIIFDRSVVRDPRDKTSIYYDEFLALGEGLPHNAVVEERTARASDSDLANILYTSGTTGEPKGVMLHHFNYREAIRIHDIRLTAMTDKDVSMNFLPLTHVFEKAWTYFCLHRGVQVCVNLRPADIQTTIKEIRPTLMCSVPRFWEKVYAGVQEKIAQESGLRKAMMLDALKVGKMHNIDYLRAGKTPPLMLHLKYKFYEKTIYALLKKTIGIENGNFFPTAGAAVSDEICEFVHSVGINMVVGYGLTESTATVSCFLDKGYEIGSVGTVMPDLEVKIGENNEILLRGKTITTGYYKKPEATAAAIDKDGWFHTGDAGYLKGNHLYLTERIKDLFKTSNGKYISPQALETKLSIDRYIDQIAVIADQRKFVSALIVPVYGLVKNYAKEKGLEYKDMADLLQHPKVQALFRARIDTLQQQFAHYEQVKRFTLLSEPFSMERGELTNTLKLKRSVVAKNYKELIDKMYEE
- the prfB gene encoding peptide chain release factor 2, which translates into the protein MITIEQLKDIKERTEALNRYLDIEGKKIQVEEEQLRTQAPGFWDDQKAAEAQMKKVKGLQQWISGYNEVKVLADELQLAFDFYKDELVTEEEVDEAYAKASAAVEALELKNMLREEADQMDCVLKINSGAGGTESQDWASMLMRMYLRYAETHGYKATISNLQEGDEAGIKTCTIEISGDYAYGYLKGENGVHRLVRVSPYNAQGKRMTSFASVFVTPLVDDTIEVNIEQARISWDTFRSSGAGGQNVNKVESGVRLRYQFKDPYTGEEEEILIENTETRDQPKNRENAMRQLRSILYDKELQHRMAEQAKVEAGKKKIEWGSQIRSYVFDDRRVKDHRTNFQTSDVNGVMDGKIDGFVKAYLMEFAGGDNI